In Synergistaceae bacterium, the DNA window TTTACCCCTCCAACTGAATTGAAAGACCCTTTATTTGTCATACACAGGCCGGATATTACCATGTTTTTCTTTGGCGACACAACTCTTGTCAGTGAAAACTGCGAAAGGCATTCGGACAGTGCATCCTTTATTGCAGATGCTGCCGCCTCCGCTTTTCTCACTGCATCCTCTTCGGTAGCAGCCCATCCGCAAAATAGCAGTTCCCTACCGGAAATCTGCGCCCAGGAGAGCACCTTTTCTTTATGATCACGCACATAGCGCTCTGCCAGCGAATAAACTGCTTCCTCCAGATCGCGGCAATCTACCCGCTGAATTCCACATTTTTCAAGAAGGGCGTCCATCAGGTTATCAACAATGCGCCCTGAGACCTCACAGCCCCGTGGCAGAAAGATTATTTCTCCGCTCTTTGCGTTATAGACTCCGGCTCCGTCAAGCACAAGGCCAACAATTCCCATATCCTTTACCTTCGCCGGGGGATTTTTCGTCTCCGGAACAAACATATCTGTCATAAACAGACCCCCTTGTGATCATTATGAGATAATCATACTACATTTTGAATGACGAATGACGCGCAACATAGCAAGAGAATGTCATCGCGTTTGCTATAATATATCATCGGTGCTACTGTATTTGCCGTAATCTATTATATGGAGGCATGTTAAGATGAAACGGCTTTCTATGATCGTAACTCCTCTTGTTTTGTTGCCCGTACTTTTCCTTATAGCCGTAGCAGGCTGGAGGGTGGACATCTTCCAGATCTCCGACAGCAGGCATAATATTATATTTTCTGCCCCTACAGCCTTGGGACATAAATTCACCACAAGATATATACATTCGGTAGAACTGACCCCTGTTGAGGATGAGTACCGCGTTCTGGGCGGGAAATTATGGACGTGGGAAGAGCGCGTCCGTTCTACAAATGCAGGGCTGCCGTTTGACAAACCGGAACACGGGAAATTCATAGAAACTGACGAATGGATGGTCTATCAGGGCGGGCGCATGTCATGGTCTGTCTATTATTACAGAATAGGAAATAAGAAACTTGGGCTTAATCAGGTCTGCTTTGA includes these proteins:
- a CDS encoding DUF1850 domain-containing protein; this encodes MKRLSMIVTPLVLLPVLFLIAVAGWRVDIFQISDSRHNIIFSAPTALGHKFTTRYIHSVELTPVEDEYRVLGGKLWTWEERVRSTNAGLPFDKPEHGKFIETDEWMVYQGGRMSWSVYYYRIGNKKLGLNQVCFEPFGRRNFFDIFPGERLIISVKKAPFMFAKIYRSKELQNAPMDLPAIDKNTRD